One Setaria viridis chromosome 5, Setaria_viridis_v4.0, whole genome shotgun sequence genomic region harbors:
- the LOC117854737 gene encoding uncharacterized protein, whose product MGRRKVSMGLIGNRRVRAGTFGKRKEGLKKKADELSVLCGVDVALVVATADGNGGGADVWESNEGVLTRYRTLGAEARAKHTHRAYLEGELGKGEAKLARVRQGGPDGLARWDKALDGVATAEEARRLLDAVDAAIRATDERRRKLGMPVDDDGEDGGAGIVLEGIAPLNFAAADEYLLHAPGGGGGDANDGQAMWGSNGIQFQQGGAANMQQAGYGFQPCTTTSSSGAGMESYHLLMAPDMYGNVDNNNSRLADAYQPCDAGAMQHGYGFQCARAGYFGVPSGYQMQQVQPNLPMMWSADESRHAMVPLEYPSADAGLNNCADTAVAYGGQGVGGRSFAMGAGGNFVKSPPALSLAMGTGGGNFINAPPAAPSYTMGGSGDNFTNATPAQPLAISYGGDLTSAGRYAAPWHAAAPMPQRAGGDQKPGIEQLHYLSDLEDTQLHLWGN is encoded by the coding sequence ATGGGGCGCCGCAAGGTCTCCATGGGGCTCATCGGCAACCGCCGGGTGCGGGCCGGCACGTTCGGCAAGCGGAAGGAGGGTCTCAAGAAGAAGGCGGACGAGCTCTCCGTGCTCTGCGGCGTCGACGTCGCGCTCGTCGTCGCCACCGCGGACGGCAacggtggcggcgccgacgtGTGGGAGTCCAATGAGGGCGTGCTGACCCGGTACCGCACGCTGGGCGCGGAGGCGCGCGCGAAGCACACGCACCGCGCGTACCTGGAGGGCGAGCTGGGCAAGGGGGAGGCCAAGCTCGCTCGGGTGCGCCAGGGCGGGCCCGACGGCCTCGCCCGCTGGGACAAGGCGCTCGACGGCGTCGCCAccgcggaggaggcgcggcggctgctcgacgccgtcgacgccgcgATACGGGCCACGGACGAAAGGCGGAGGAAGCTGGGCATGccggtcgacgacgacggcgaggacggcggcgccgggatcGTGCTCGAGGGGATCGCGCCGCTCaatttcgccgccgccgacgagtaCCTGCTGCACGcgcccggaggcggcggcggcgacgccaacGACGGCCAGGCCATGTGGGGCAGCAACGGCATCCAGTTCCAGCAGGGCGGCGCCGCCAACATGCAGCAAGCTGGGTACGGCTTCCAGCCATGCACCACCacgagcagcagcggcgcgggcATGGAGAGCTACCACCTGCTGATGGCACCGGACATGTACGGCAACgtcgacaacaacaacagccgcCTCGCCGACGCCTACCAGCCGTGCGACGCCGGCGCAATGCAGCACGGCTACGGCTTCCAGTGTGCCCGCGCCGGCTACTTCGGCGTGCCTTCTGGCTACCAGATGCAGCAGGTGCAGCCCAATCTGCCCATGATGTGGAGCGCCGACGAGTCGCGCCACGCCATGGTGCCGCTCGAGTACCCCTCCGCTGACGCCGGCCTCAACAACTGCGCGGACACGGCGGTGGCATACGGTGGCCAGGGCGTCGGCGGCAGGTCCTTCGCCATGGGCGCCGGCGGCAACTTCGTCAAGTCGCCACCAGCGCTCTCCCTCGCCatgggcaccggcggcggcaactTCATCAACGCACCACCAGCAGCCCCCTCCTACACCATGGGTGGCAGCGGCGACAACTTCACCAACGCGACGCCAGCCCAGCCCCTCGCCATCAGCTACGGTGGCGACCTGACAAGTGCCGGCAGGTACGCGGCGCCGTGGCATGCGGCGGCCCCGATGCCccagcgcgccggcggcgaccagaAGCCCGGCATCGAGCAGCTGCATTACCTCAGTGACCTGGAAGACACGCAGCTGCACCTCTGGGGAAACTAA
- the LOC117854962 gene encoding uncharacterized protein isoform X2, with product MSTSTTSTRTSATSPRPLQIMASSMNGLSVGDSVADNIMVSPVRLENASCFRDEMITQYSPMSEESDDYRYCDTQVNTNGSQTDAMSSPSTSPISSPHRFQKPHTWFSSANPYPLPSCSLSAVVCAHARRSSGTEHEGRIPSSPNDMCHGGDLRRTALLRSVQMRVQSPHPCDLLSSSGHGQEQEGDHVHADELDHDQKRAVGVQLDQRSFSCPKSIQDAEYQSPTNCGLRSDHDVDFVEDQITV from the exons ATGTCTACGTCGACAACCTCCACTCGCACAAGCGCTACCTCACCGAG GCCCTTGCAGATAATGGCATCCAGCATGAATGGATTGTCTGTTGGAGATTCAGTTGCTGACAACATCATGGTTTCCCCAGTGAGGCTGGAGAATGCTTCCTGCTTTAG GGATGAAATGATCACTCAGTACTCACCTATGTCAGAAGAGTCAGATGATTACCGGTACTGTGACACTCAAGTAAATACCAATGGTAGTCAAACTGATGCAATGAGCAGCCCCTCAACTAGTCCAATTTCATCTCCTCATCGATTCCAGAAGCCACATACTTGGTTTTCTTCTGCAAATCCGTACCCTCTCCCAAGCTGCTCCCTATCAGCAGTGGTCTGCGCGCATGCTCGCCGTAGCAGTGGAACTGAACATGAAGGTCGGATCCCATCTTCGCCTAATGACATGTGCCATGGTGGAGACCTGAGGCGAACTGCGCTTCTGAGATCAGTGCAAATGAGGGTGCAGAGCCCCCATCCATGTGATCTGTTGTCCAGCAGTGGACATGGACAAGAACAAGAGGGTGATCATGTACATGCTGATGAGCTTGACCATGATCAGAAACGAGCTGTGGGTGTTCAGTTGGATCAGAGATCTTTCTCTTGTCCAAAGTCAATCCAGGATGCTGAGTACCAAAGCCCGACAAACTGCGGCCTGCGTTCGGACCATGATGTGGATTTTGTTGAGGATCAGATTACGGTGTGA
- the LOC117854962 gene encoding uncharacterized protein isoform X1, with translation MVGGGGGGGGGGGGQAAMSPAPRGGKRGRGPEEDVYVDNLHSHKRYLTEIMASSMNGLSVGDSVADNIMVSPVRLENASCFRDEMITQYSPMSEESDDYRYCDTQVNTNGSQTDAMSSPSTSPISSPHRFQKPHTWFSSANPYPLPSCSLSAVVCAHARRSSGTEHEGRIPSSPNDMCHGGDLRRTALLRSVQMRVQSPHPCDLLSSSGHGQEQEGDHVHADELDHDQKRAVGVQLDQRSFSCPKSIQDAEYQSPTNCGLRSDHDVDFVEDQITV, from the exons atggtcggcggcggcggcggcggaggaggaggaggagggggccagGCCGCAATGTCCCCGGCGCCCAGAGGCGGGAAGCGCGGGAGAGGCCCCGAGGAGGATGTCTACGTCGACAACCTCCACTCGCACAAGCGCTACCTCACCGAG ATAATGGCATCCAGCATGAATGGATTGTCTGTTGGAGATTCAGTTGCTGACAACATCATGGTTTCCCCAGTGAGGCTGGAGAATGCTTCCTGCTTTAG GGATGAAATGATCACTCAGTACTCACCTATGTCAGAAGAGTCAGATGATTACCGGTACTGTGACACTCAAGTAAATACCAATGGTAGTCAAACTGATGCAATGAGCAGCCCCTCAACTAGTCCAATTTCATCTCCTCATCGATTCCAGAAGCCACATACTTGGTTTTCTTCTGCAAATCCGTACCCTCTCCCAAGCTGCTCCCTATCAGCAGTGGTCTGCGCGCATGCTCGCCGTAGCAGTGGAACTGAACATGAAGGTCGGATCCCATCTTCGCCTAATGACATGTGCCATGGTGGAGACCTGAGGCGAACTGCGCTTCTGAGATCAGTGCAAATGAGGGTGCAGAGCCCCCATCCATGTGATCTGTTGTCCAGCAGTGGACATGGACAAGAACAAGAGGGTGATCATGTACATGCTGATGAGCTTGACCATGATCAGAAACGAGCTGTGGGTGTTCAGTTGGATCAGAGATCTTTCTCTTGTCCAAAGTCAATCCAGGATGCTGAGTACCAAAGCCCGACAAACTGCGGCCTGCGTTCGGACCATGATGTGGATTTTGTTGAGGATCAGATTACGGTGTGA
- the LOC117854693 gene encoding uncharacterized protein produces MALRPLRPIAINSFFPNDLCLSLPSSANGCCAATHPPPPPSNPALPNPTTSSPPPPATGLPDVQPRPAGGAPTPSRLRRRPNRRRPSPLRSSSNSKQIAKMFFMGRRFAAYHGSRFEQTYRCYPASYSNNPHLEDGDKVILPASALHRLTLLRIDYPMQFELRSTAAEPQRTSHCGVLEFVAAEGSVIMPCWMMQNMGLREGDAVRLRSAALPKGTYVKLQPHAAAFLNVSNPKAVLEKTLRTFSCLTTGDTIMVSYNSRNYYIDIVETNPAAAVSIVDTDCEVDFAPPLDYKEPEKPQQPAVVVVPASTKATADDGDVVKDEPEFKPFTGSGKRLDGKASKPQAAEDSIGRAKQQQTSAPAAASSGASSSSRQKPGKLVFGSGATSKVISGKEPQKAAVKQTEEPPKDETPKFQAFTGKGYSLKR; encoded by the exons ATGGCTTTGAGGCCATTAAGGCCCATCGCCATCAACTCTTTCTTCCCCAACGACCTCTGCCTCTCCCTACCGTCCTCGGCCAAcggctgctgcgccgccacgcacccaccgccaccaccctccAACCCCGCCCTTCCTAATCCGACCACCTcctcacccccgccgccggccaccggccttCCGGATGTCCAGCCCCGCCCGGCAGGTGGTGCTCCCACGCCgtctcgcctccgccgccggccgaaccgccgccgcccatctccTCTAAG GTCGTCGTCCAACTCCAAGCAGATAGCAAAGATGTTCTTCATGGGGCGACGTTTCGCCGCTTACCATGGCAGCAGGTTCGAGCAGACCTACCGCTGCTACCCCGCGTCCTATTCCAACAATCCACACCTGGAAGACGGCGACAAGGTGATCCTGCCGGCGTCCGCGCTCCATCGCCTGACCCTCCTCCGCATCGACTACCCGATGCAATTCGAGCTccgcagcaccgccgccgaacCCCAGCGCACCTCGCACTGCGGCGTGCTGGAGTtcgtggcggcggagggcagTGTGATCATGCCGTGCTGGATGATGCAGAACATGGGGCTCCGGGAGGGCGACGCCGTGCGCTTGCGGAGCGCCGCCCTCCCCAAGGGCACGTACGTGAAGCTTCAGCCCCACGCGGCCGCCTTCCTCAACGTCTCCAACCCCAAGGCCGTCCTGGAGAAGACGCTGAGGACCTTCTCGTGCCTCACGACGGGGGACACCATCATGGTCTCCTACAACAGCAGGAACTACTACATCGACATCGTCGAGACCAATCCGGCCGCGGCGGTCAGCATCGTCGACACGGACTGTGAGGTGGATTTCGCGCCTCCCCTCGATTACAAGGAGCCTGAGAAGCCGCAGCAGCCTGCGGTCGTCGTCGTTCCTGCGAGCACCAAGGCAACTGCTGACGACGGCGATGTGGTTAAAGATGAGCCAGAGTTCAAACCGTTTACTGGTTCTGGGAAGAGGTTGGATGGGAAAGCCTCGAAACCGCAAGCAGCTGAGG ATTCAATCGGAAGAGCAAAGCAGCAGCAAACGTCTGCACCGGCGGCAGCTTCGTCTGGAGCGAGCAGTTCCAGTCGTCAGAAACCAGGAAAGCTTGTGTTTGGTTCAGGTGCGACAAGCAAGGTAATAAGCGGTAAGGAACCACAAAAGGCTGCGGTTAAGCAGACGGAGGAACCCCCCAAGGACGAGACGCCCAAGTTCCAAGCCTTCACGGGGAAGGGTTACTCCTTGAAACGTTAG